In one window of Eulemur rufifrons isolate Redbay unplaced genomic scaffold, OSU_ERuf_1 scaffold_107, whole genome shotgun sequence DNA:
- the LOC138379640 gene encoding 5-hydroxyisourate hydrolase-like isoform X2: MNQGCGGESPVAREKGDPSGHRRPQHQPAGTEGRSVMEAASSLLTTHVLDTATGLPAQGLCLRLYRLEDHGQQWTELRTSYTDPDGRCPGLLTQAQMKAGTYKLSFDTEAYWRRRGQESFYPYVEVVFTVTNETQKFHVPLLLSPWSYTTYRGS, from the exons ATGAACCAGGGTTGTGGAGGAGAGAGCCCGGTTGCGCGAGAAAAAGGGGACCCCTCTGGGCACCGCAGGCCCCAGCACCAACCGGCTGGAACTGAGGGG CGCAGTGTCATGGAGGCAGCCAGCAGCTTGCTGACCACGCACGTCCTGGACACGGCCACCGGGCTCCCGGCCCAGGGCCTCTGCCTCCGTCTGTACCGACTGGAGGACCATGGCCAGCAGTGGACCGAGCTCAGGACAAG ctACACAGACCCCGACGGCCGCTGCCCCGGGCTCCTGACCCAGGCCCAGATGAAGGCCGGCACCTACAAGCTCTCCTTCGACACAGAGGCCtactggaggaggaggggacaggagagctTCTACCCATATGTGGAG gTTGTTTTCACCGTCACAAACGAGACCCAGAAGTTCCACGTGCCTTTGCTGCTGAGCCCGTGGTCCTACACCACCTACCGAGGGAGCTAG
- the LOC138379640 gene encoding uncharacterized protein isoform X1, producing MSPGSLDERTLSCLPTLQLVWTQGWLGGHSTRELTPAPLCGPAQCHGGSQQLADHARPGHGHRAPGPGPLPPSVPTGGPWPAVDRAQDKPQPLPSYTDPDGRCPGLLTQAQMKAGTYKLSFDTEAYWRRRGQESFYPYVEVVFTVTNETQKFHVPLLLSPWSYTTYRGS from the exons ATGTCCCCGGGCAGTCTGGATGAGAGGACTCTGTCCTGTTTGCCCACGTTGCAGCTGGTGTGGACGCAGGGCTGGCTGGGTGGGCACAGCACCCGGGAGCTCACGCCTGCCCCTCTGTGTGGCCCAGCGCAGTGTCATGGAGGCAGCCAGCAGCTTGCTGACCACGCACGTCCTGGACACGGCCACCGGGCTCCCGGCCCAGGGCCTCTGCCTCCGTCTGTACCGACTGGAGGACCATGGCCAGCAGTGGACCGAGCTCAGGACAAG ccccagcctctccccagctACACAGACCCCGACGGCCGCTGCCCCGGGCTCCTGACCCAGGCCCAGATGAAGGCCGGCACCTACAAGCTCTCCTTCGACACAGAGGCCtactggaggaggaggggacaggagagctTCTACCCATATGTGGAG gTTGTTTTCACCGTCACAAACGAGACCCAGAAGTTCCACGTGCCTTTGCTGCTGAGCCCGTGGTCCTACACCACCTACCGAGGGAGCTAG